The genomic window AAATAGGCGGTTATCAGGTCTGTAATAAATGGCTGAAGGACAGGAAGGGCAGGATATTGTCGTTGGAAGAAATCCAAACCTACTGCAAAATAGCCACCTCATTGCACGAAACTGTTATTACCCAAAAAGAGATAGACAAACTTTACGATAAAATAGAAAACAAAACGATATAAGGAGAAATGCCATGCGTCAAATAATCAAAACAGAAAAAGCCCCGGGCACCATCGGGCCGTCTGGATCAAGACTTGAGCGAAGTCTGCATAAATACGCCAATCCCGTTGTTCATTGGCGTTCGCCAAGGTATTCCGGCATACCGTTCCTCTGATACCGATATGATACAACTTTGACCTCAGGGCCCACAGACAGGACTCAATGTCACGGAGACTTTCCCGATAGGTCAACTGGGCAAACGCCATGCTCAGGAACTGATCCCAACAATTGAAGCTCTTTACCTTGCGATAGCCGTGATAGCGTTTGACACAACGGCGAAACTCGTGCGTTGGCAGAAAATCGATTGGTTGGGCAAAGATGGTTTTCTTGATGGGCATTGATAATTCCTTTCATTGAGAAAGGAATTATACACCCGGAAAATCTGATAATACAATGAACGATTTCCATATCGATTACGCTTCGTTTGTCCTGTAGCCAACTGTTTATCAATGCGTTACACGACTCTTTTACGAAAACAACCGGACACTACTGATATAAAATATAAACCCATTTCGAAAAAAGGAGTGTTGATCGGTGTCTAAAAAGCAATTATAAAATCCAGGTATCCGAAGGGAAAACCCCTAAAAAGCAGGCAAATTTTGCCTGCTTTATTTATTTATAAGGGTTTTTTTGGGGTTAAAAAATAAGTGAAAAAAGCTCATTTTTTACTTGACAATGGAGTAAAAAAATACTAAAATGGTAACCAGTGGGTTAAAGTGGGGAATAGTGGTTTGAGATGGTTAAAATAGCATATTTTTATGGAATTTTCCGCCTCCAAACAATAATTCTAGAAAATTCTAAAAACACCGTAAAACAAGGTGTTTTGGAGCAGAACCATGGCCTTTTTCTTCGGCACATATCACCATAATCTTGATTCCAAGGGAAGGCTCAATTTGCCGTCCCAGTTACGTCGTCAAATTTCCAATGGTGCCGCCAACCAGCTTTTGATCACCAAAGGCTATAAGGGCGGCTGTCTTTTCGTCTATCCCCAGGACAACTGGCAAAGGATCATGGCCGAGCTGGAATCCCAGCCCCGGACCGAGGAGAACCGGAACGCTTTGAGGATTTTCACCGCCGAAAGCATTCTGGCCGAACTGGACGCCCAGGGTCGGATCATGATCCCGGCCAAATTTTTGCAGGAGACCGGCCTGGTCAAGGAGGCGGTGATCGTCGGGGTCAGCGACAAGATGGAAATCTGGAATCCTGACTTCTACCAGAAACTGCTGGAGCAAAACAGCGGGCTCCATCAGGAACTGATCAAGAAACTGTAGTTCCTAAAAAACCCGAAACTTGAAACAGCAATCAAAAGAGGAAAATAAAGATCATGAGAATTCAAGCCATCCCGGCGGCCGATAACAGCGTCAGACTGGAAGTGAACGGCATGATAAACCTGCAGGGTTTCTTTCAGATCGAAGAGGCGATCTTAAAGATCATGAAGAAGAACTGTTTTAAGCTGGAGCTGGAGATGTCCGGGGTCAAGCACATGGATTACCGGGGAGTGGAGATCCTGGTCAAACGGGCGGAGCGGCTGCGGAGCTACGGCGGGGACCTGATCCTGCACGGGCTGTCCCCCTATCTGATCAACATCCTGCAGATGGCCGGGGCCGGCGAGGCTTTTGAGATCGCCTCTACCAGGGAGCCGGTGCAGTGCGACCTGTTCCGGCGCCAGGAGCGCAAGCCGCTTACGGCCGTGGCCTGACAAAGTCATTGGATCTTTGTCATTAGATGGTTGGGAATCGTTCGGGGATCAGGTGGATTAGATAATAAATATAAGGGAAATTATGGAAGAATTCCGGCATCAGCCGGTTTTGCTAGAAGAAGCAATCGATCTTTTAAATGTCAGGCCCGGCGGCAACTACATCGACGCTACCTTGGGCGGAGGCGGGCACGCCTTGGAGATCTTAAAAAAAAACGGGCCTTCCGGAATACTGATCGGACTGGACCGCGATCCCCAGGCCATCGAAGCCGCTGCCATCAGGCTGGCCGGTTACCGGGAAAGATTTACCGCGGTCAATATACGGTTCGGCCGGATGGCGGAGATAAGCCGGGATCTGAAACTGGAAATCAACGGAGCGCTGTTTGATCTGGGACTTTCCTCTCCCCAAATAGATCATTCTCAACGCGGCTTCAGTTTCATGGGTGGCGGCCCGCTGGACATGCGGATGGGCCTGAACGGAATCTCGGCCCGGGACCTGGTGAACAACTCCGGAGAAAAAGAGCTGGCCGACATCTTTTACCGGTACGGCGAGGAACAAAAATCCAGGAAAATTGCCCGGGCCGTAGTTGAAGCCAGGAGCAAAAACCCGATAGAGACGACCGGACAACTGGCTCAAATAATAAAAAATACCCGGCCCCAGATGCCGGCCAAGACCCTGGCCCGGGTCTTCCAGGCCATCAGGATCAAGGTCAATGACGAACTGGGCGAACTGGAACGGGGACTGCAGGAGGCGGTGGCAATGCTTTCATCCGGGGGGAGGATCGTGGTGATCTCCTATCACTCGCTGGAAGACCGGCTGGTCAAGGAAACCTTCCGCCGGCTGGCCGATCCCTGCACCTGCCCGCCCCGGTTGCCGGCCTGCGTTTGCGGGCAAAAGTCGGCAGTCAAAATAATAACCAAAAAAGCCATGGTCCCATCGTCCCGTCAAATTTCGGAAAACGGCCGGGCCCACAGCGCCAAACTGAGGGCGGCCGAAAAAGCATGAACACATTTTTACATAAAACAGAGATCAAGCTCGAGAAAAACCGGACCGGCTGGCTCATCGCCGGCTGGGTTTTTGTGTTCTTTGCCGTGATGTTCCTGTTCATTTGGCAGAAGTTCAGCCTGTCCCAGCAGCTGGGTTCCATTGAAAAGGACCAGAATTATAATCGGGAAGTGGTCTCCCTGCAGAAGGAGCTTCAGGTAAGGCTGCAGCAGCTGGAGGCCCGGAACCGGTTGGAATCCAGGGCCATGGAAGATCTGGGTTTTGAATATCCTTCCAACCGCCAGGTGGTGGTGATGCTAAAATCCCCGGCCCCGCAACGGGGCGGGCTGGCTTACGTCCTGGCCGGGCTTTTCCGGCCGGTCTCATCGGCCTGGAGCAAGCCATGATGTCACACCGAACGAAAACCCTTGCGGTTTTCTGTTTTTTTATCTGGGCCTTGATGGCCGGAAGGCTGGTATGGCTACAGGCGTTCAAGGGCGGGTATTACCGGAGCCTGGCCCTAAGGCAGCATCGACTCCGGATCGGGATCCTTCCGGAGCGGGGGCGGATAGTTGACCGACAAGGCCGGCCGTTGGCGTTATCAATCGACGGCCGGCGTTCTTATCCCTACGGCGCGGTGGGCGGACAGATGCTGGGTTTCCTGGGAAAGGATGGCCGGGGTCTGGAGGGTCTGGAACTTTATTACGACCGGGAGCTTTCGGGAGAGGCCGGCTGGGATACCAGGCAGTGCGACGCCCGGGGGCGGGTCCGGCCTTCGCTGGAATACGCCTCCAAACCGGCCCGTTCCGGAAACTGTCTGCAGCTGACCATTGACGCCGAATACCAAGCCATCGCCGACGAAGAACTGAAAAAAGCCGGGGATAAATTCAAGGCCGCCTGGGGCGCGGCGGTAATAGCCGATCCCGCCACCGGCGAAATACTGGGGATGGCCAGCTACCCTGAGTTTGACCCCAATCATCCGGAGTTATTCAACCGCCAGGCCATGACCTTTGGGGCAGTGGCCGCCCAGTTTGAGC from candidate division TA06 bacterium includes these protein-coding regions:
- the mraZ gene encoding division/cell wall cluster transcriptional repressor MraZ, encoding MAFFFGTYHHNLDSKGRLNLPSQLRRQISNGAANQLLITKGYKGGCLFVYPQDNWQRIMAELESQPRTEENRNALRIFTAESILAELDAQGRIMIPAKFLQETGLVKEAVIVGVSDKMEIWNPDFYQKLLEQNSGLHQELIKKL
- a CDS encoding STAS domain-containing protein; protein product: MRIQAIPAADNSVRLEVNGMINLQGFFQIEEAILKIMKKNCFKLELEMSGVKHMDYRGVEILVKRAERLRSYGGDLILHGLSPYLINILQMAGAGEAFEIASTREPVQCDLFRRQERKPLTAVA
- the rsmH gene encoding 16S rRNA (cytosine(1402)-N(4))-methyltransferase RsmH, with translation MEEFRHQPVLLEEAIDLLNVRPGGNYIDATLGGGGHALEILKKNGPSGILIGLDRDPQAIEAAAIRLAGYRERFTAVNIRFGRMAEISRDLKLEINGALFDLGLSSPQIDHSQRGFSFMGGGPLDMRMGLNGISARDLVNNSGEKELADIFYRYGEEQKSRKIARAVVEARSKNPIETTGQLAQIIKNTRPQMPAKTLARVFQAIRIKVNDELGELERGLQEAVAMLSSGGRIVVISYHSLEDRLVKETFRRLADPCTCPPRLPACVCGQKSAVKIITKKAMVPSSRQISENGRAHSAKLRAAEKA
- a CDS encoding cell division protein FtsL, whose protein sequence is MNTFLHKTEIKLEKNRTGWLIAGWVFVFFAVMFLFIWQKFSLSQQLGSIEKDQNYNREVVSLQKELQVRLQQLEARNRLESRAMEDLGFEYPSNRQVVVMLKSPAPQRGGLAYVLAGLFRPVSSAWSKP